DNA from Salinibacterium sp. dk2585:
GGAGCAGCTTCTGGGGCGTCAGGGGCAACCATGCCGTGTTGAGGGCGACCCGCACGTCGTGCGCCGTGCGCAGGTCTTCCTGCAGCATCGGCAGGTCGGAACCGTCGATCGTGTTGCCCTGCGCTCGCAGCTGCGCGGCCCACTGCTTCGTGAGCTCCCCGAGGGCGGTCTTCACAAAGGTGACCCTGGCCTCGTTGTATGGCTTGCGCGTGTCCCGCGCGCGAGCGATCGCACGCTCGACCGTTGACGGGTCGAGCATGACGGTGTCGCCATTCACGACCATGGGCACGGGGGCCGCCGGCACCCGCTGGCGGGAGCGCACGGCACGCGCGATGAGCTCCGCCATCGCTCCGCGGCCCTTCAGCGCGGCGACAGCGGGTTCATCGTTCGTCGTCGCCTGGATGCCGGGCATGAGGCCGCCGAGGCTCGCGAGCACGACGCCCGTCTCGCCGAGCGAGGGCAGCACAGACTCGATGTAGTGGAGGAACGAGGCCGAGGGCCCGACGATGAGCACACCGGAGTTGCCGAGGCGCTTGCGGTGGGTATAGAGGAGGTAGGCGGCCCGATGCAGGGCCACGGCCGTCTTTCCTGTGCCGGGGCCACCCTGCACGACCAGCACACCGGCGAGGTCGGAGCGGATGATGCGGTCCTGTTCCGCCTGGATGGTCGCGACGATGTCGTTCATGCGGCCCGTGCGTTCGGCGCCGAGCGCCGCGAGCAGGGCGCCCTCCCCCTGGTGCCCACCGCCCTCGCTCAGGAGTTCGGAGTCGAAGATCTCGTCCTCAATGCGCACGACCTCGCGGCCCCGGGAGATGAGGTGGCGTCGCGCCCGCGCCCCAAGCGGGGTCGCCGCAGTCGCCTGGTAGAACGCGCTCGCCTGCGGCACACGCCAGTCGAGCAGAATGGGGCGCTGCTCCTCGTCGCGCAGGCCGATGCGACCGATGTAACGGTCCGCTGGGTCATCCGCATCACCGGATGCTTCGAGCTGCAGCCGCCCAAAGGCGAGACGCTCGGTCACGTCGCGCAGCTGCGCGATGCGGTCCTCGTAGAGCCGTGCGAAGGTGTCGCGCTCCGAGCGCCCCTGGTGGGTGCCTCCCCCGCCCTGCGCACGCACAGCCACGAGCTGGCGCTCCGCCTCCGCCCTCAGTTCGTCGAGGCGCGCATAGAGCCCCGACACGTAGTCGCGCTCGTGGTCCAGCCCGTCTTCGATCACTCCGCAGCCCCTCAGAAATTTCCGGCCCTCAAGTCTAGGCCACTGCGGGTGGGAGACTCAGACGCTCGCTGACCCCTCCATTCGTCGCCTCGCATCAACGATGCGGTCGAGCATGACCGACTCGTCATAGTGCGCGGCGGCGCGGTCTCTGCCGAGCACGATCCGGTGCCGCGCGAAAGCAAGCCGGGTGGCGCTGCGCGCGAACTGCTCGAAGGCGTCGCCGATGCCGTGGCTGCGCGCC
Protein-coding regions in this window:
- a CDS encoding UvrD-helicase domain-containing protein, with the protein product MIEDGLDHERDYVSGLYARLDELRAEAERQLVAVRAQGGGGTHQGRSERDTFARLYEDRIAQLRDVTERLAFGRLQLEASGDADDPADRYIGRIGLRDEEQRPILLDWRVPQASAFYQATAATPLGARARRHLISRGREVVRIEDEIFDSELLSEGGGHQGEGALLAALGAERTGRMNDIVATIQAEQDRIIRSDLAGVLVVQGGPGTGKTAVALHRAAYLLYTHRKRLGNSGVLIVGPSASFLHYIESVLPSLGETGVVLASLGGLMPGIQATTNDEPAVAALKGRGAMAELIARAVRSRQRVPAAPVPMVVNGDTVMLDPSTVERAIARARDTRKPYNEARVTFVKTALGELTKQWAAQLRAQGNTIDGSDLPMLQEDLRTAHDVRVALNTAWLPLTPQKLLQDLYARPQWLAELTPNWSDAQRALLRRHRDAPFTVEDVPLLDEAAELLGEFDAVDAARKREEKQQRKRDIENAEQAIENMQVAGMIDAKSLAANFAETGIRVTTSERAGSDRSWTYGHIVVDEAQELSPMQWRVLLRRCPLRSFTIVGDIAQGSAASAAPTWRQALRPLVGRSAEASRWRLEELTVNYRTPSQIASVAEQFAIDHGLPVTPSKAVRSTPWPVEFTGDVVTAVETMRSESTAGTMAVIVMEGALESVLATLTARFGDLVSRGSESLLTPIVVISPQDSKGLEFDSVVVVDPSGIAAAPRGVNALYVAMTRATQRLTIVGELPAPGEQAR